A single Strix aluco isolate bStrAlu1 chromosome 20, bStrAlu1.hap1, whole genome shotgun sequence DNA region contains:
- the NOXA1 gene encoding NADPH oxidase activator 1 isoform X2 — MAYRELVRRWHQGVLAADGGDWDGALAIFGGIPEPPARICFNMGCAQLLAGRPGEALRAFNETIAKDNSLAVGFFQRGFVHLQLEMYEEALSDYHMAFSHLRKNPFIDYKQLGLRHILYAWEVLYSTAAAQCRLQQWQEARVTLDKAVVWRPEGRTAILDLALERVRDHLFLEPMQVPLGEFFRPRKKEVEQLDSKDFLGKPKVISSIIPNDEYIGFEPLRPQKQGFYEPSADALRDSESGYYRVLSHYYPEDSEESAVKASSLVFVLARGVDGWATAIHDGQKLRIPSSLLEPASKMDKWKISNGIPLPPAQVPPSRLHVKQEPESPGGENASASDASAQTDFKIPLTHGEASSGTDRPVVLRARCECAVVVRAGELPTLPALRALLRQRFGQQAERGKLSYRHLDGKELGAISGEEDLGKMWQQLTDGRLTLCCEDSDSHLGRPVLYRMLAQHSYPAQGPGDLEFSKGDVLDILSEVNEDWLEGRCNGKTGIFPKCFAAPTSCGAAFL, encoded by the exons ATGGCGTACCGGGAGCTGGTGAGGCGCTGGCACCAGGGCGTGCTGGCGGCCGACGGCGGGGACTGGGACGGCGCCCTGGCCATCTTCGGCGGCATCCCGGAGCCGCCGGCCAGGATCTGCTTCAACATGGGCTGCGCGCAGCTGCTGGCGGGGCGGCCGGGGGAGGCCCTGCGG GCATTCAATGAAACCATTGCGAAGGACAACTCCCTAGCTGTCGGCTTCTTTCAGAGAGGGTTTGTCCATCTGCAGCTGGAGAT GTATGAAGAAGCTCTCTCTGACTATCATATGGCCTTCAGTCATCTAAGAAAAAATCCCTTCATCGATTACAAGCAGCTGGGGCTGAGGCACATACTCTATGCATGGGAG GTGCTGTACAGCACTGCAGCAGCGCAGTGCCGgctgcagcagtggcaggaggCCAGGGTCACCCTAGATAAGGCTGTTGTATGGAGGCCTGAAGGAAGAACAGCAATCCTGGACCTGGCCCTTGAGCGGGTGCGG GACCATCTGTTTTTAGAGCCCATGCAGGTTCCCCTTGGGGAATTTTTCAGACCACGGAAGAAGGAAGTTGAACAGCTGGATTCCAAAGATTTCCTGGGTAAACCCAAG GTGATCTCCTCCATCATTCCCAATGATGAGTACATTGGCTTCGAGCCTCTCAGGCCTCAG AAACAGGGCTTTTATGAACCCAGTGCTGACGCTCTGCG AGACAGCGAGTCAGGCTACTATCGAGTTTTGTCCCATTATTACCCTGAGGACTCAGAGGAGTCGGCAGTGAAAGCCAGCAGTTTGGTCTTTGTGCTGGCGAGAGGAGTGGATGGCTGGGCTACGGCCATACACGATGGACAG AAGCTGCGCATACCGAGCTCTCTCCTGGAGCCTGCCTCAAAGATGGATAAATGG AAGATCAGCAATGGGattcccctccctcctgcccaggtGCCTCCCAGCCGACTCCATGTGAAGCAGGAGCCAG aatcTCCTGGGGGAGAAAATGCCTCTGCAAGTGATGCCAGTGCCCAAACGGACTTCAAG ATCCCACTGACCCACGGAGAAGCTTCGTCCGGCACAGACAGACCCGTTGTGCTGAGAGCGCGTTGCGAGTGCGCCGTGGTGGTGAGGGCAGGCGAGCTGCCGACTCTGCCGGCCCTGCGGGCTCTGCTGAGGCAGCGGTTCGGCCAGCAGGCAGAGCGGGGGAAGCTGAG CTACAGGCATTTGGATGGCAAAGAACTGGGTGCAATTTCGGGAGAGGAGGATCTAGGGAAGATGTGGCAGCAGCTGACAGATGGCAGGCTGACACTCTGCTGCGAG GACTCAGACTCCCACTTGGGCAGACCCGTCCTCTACCGGATGCTGGCCCAGCACTCTTACCCTGCGCAGGGGCCTGGGGACCTGGAGTTCAGCAAGGGAGACGTGCTGGATATTCTCTCTGAAG TGAATGAGGACTGGCTTGAAGGACGCTGCAATGGCAAGACTGGCATCTTCCCCAAATGCTTTGCAGCCCCGACCAGTTGTGGTGCTGCCTTCCTATAG
- the NOXA1 gene encoding NADPH oxidase activator 1 isoform X3 — MAYRELVRRWHQGVLAADGGDWDGALAIFGGIPEPPARICFNMGCAQLLAGRPGEALRAFNETIAKDNSLAVGFFQRGFVHLQLEMYEEALSDYHMAFSHLRKNPFIDYKQLGLRHILYAWEDHLFLEPMQVPLGEFFRPRKKEVEQLDSKDFLGKPKVISSIIPNDEYIGFEPLRPQKQGFYEPSADALRDSESGYYRVLSHYYPEDSEESAVKASSLVFVLARGVDGWATAIHDGQKLRIPSSLLEPASKMDKWKISNGIPLPPAQVPPSRLHVKQEPESPGGENASASDASAQTDFKQIPLTHGEASSGTDRPVVLRARCECAVVVRAGELPTLPALRALLRQRFGQQAERGKLSYRHLDGKELGAISGEEDLGKMWQQLTDGRLTLCCEDSDSHLGRPVLYRMLAQHSYPAQGPGDLEFSKGDVLDILSEVNEDWLEGRCNGKTGIFPKCFAAPTSCGAAFL, encoded by the exons ATGGCGTACCGGGAGCTGGTGAGGCGCTGGCACCAGGGCGTGCTGGCGGCCGACGGCGGGGACTGGGACGGCGCCCTGGCCATCTTCGGCGGCATCCCGGAGCCGCCGGCCAGGATCTGCTTCAACATGGGCTGCGCGCAGCTGCTGGCGGGGCGGCCGGGGGAGGCCCTGCGG GCATTCAATGAAACCATTGCGAAGGACAACTCCCTAGCTGTCGGCTTCTTTCAGAGAGGGTTTGTCCATCTGCAGCTGGAGAT GTATGAAGAAGCTCTCTCTGACTATCATATGGCCTTCAGTCATCTAAGAAAAAATCCCTTCATCGATTACAAGCAGCTGGGGCTGAGGCACATACTCTATGCATGGGAG GACCATCTGTTTTTAGAGCCCATGCAGGTTCCCCTTGGGGAATTTTTCAGACCACGGAAGAAGGAAGTTGAACAGCTGGATTCCAAAGATTTCCTGGGTAAACCCAAG GTGATCTCCTCCATCATTCCCAATGATGAGTACATTGGCTTCGAGCCTCTCAGGCCTCAG AAACAGGGCTTTTATGAACCCAGTGCTGACGCTCTGCG AGACAGCGAGTCAGGCTACTATCGAGTTTTGTCCCATTATTACCCTGAGGACTCAGAGGAGTCGGCAGTGAAAGCCAGCAGTTTGGTCTTTGTGCTGGCGAGAGGAGTGGATGGCTGGGCTACGGCCATACACGATGGACAG AAGCTGCGCATACCGAGCTCTCTCCTGGAGCCTGCCTCAAAGATGGATAAATGG AAGATCAGCAATGGGattcccctccctcctgcccaggtGCCTCCCAGCCGACTCCATGTGAAGCAGGAGCCAG aatcTCCTGGGGGAGAAAATGCCTCTGCAAGTGATGCCAGTGCCCAAACGGACTTCAAG CAGATCCCACTGACCCACGGAGAAGCTTCGTCCGGCACAGACAGACCCGTTGTGCTGAGAGCGCGTTGCGAGTGCGCCGTGGTGGTGAGGGCAGGCGAGCTGCCGACTCTGCCGGCCCTGCGGGCTCTGCTGAGGCAGCGGTTCGGCCAGCAGGCAGAGCGGGGGAAGCTGAG CTACAGGCATTTGGATGGCAAAGAACTGGGTGCAATTTCGGGAGAGGAGGATCTAGGGAAGATGTGGCAGCAGCTGACAGATGGCAGGCTGACACTCTGCTGCGAG GACTCAGACTCCCACTTGGGCAGACCCGTCCTCTACCGGATGCTGGCCCAGCACTCTTACCCTGCGCAGGGGCCTGGGGACCTGGAGTTCAGCAAGGGAGACGTGCTGGATATTCTCTCTGAAG TGAATGAGGACTGGCTTGAAGGACGCTGCAATGGCAAGACTGGCATCTTCCCCAAATGCTTTGCAGCCCCGACCAGTTGTGGTGCTGCCTTCCTATAG
- the NOXA1 gene encoding NADPH oxidase activator 1 isoform X1 — translation MAYRELVRRWHQGVLAADGGDWDGALAIFGGIPEPPARICFNMGCAQLLAGRPGEALRAFNETIAKDNSLAVGFFQRGFVHLQLEMYEEALSDYHMAFSHLRKNPFIDYKQLGLRHILYAWEVLYSTAAAQCRLQQWQEARVTLDKAVVWRPEGRTAILDLALERVRDHLFLEPMQVPLGEFFRPRKKEVEQLDSKDFLGKPKVISSIIPNDEYIGFEPLRPQKQGFYEPSADALRDSESGYYRVLSHYYPEDSEESAVKASSLVFVLARGVDGWATAIHDGQKLRIPSSLLEPASKMDKWKISNGIPLPPAQVPPSRLHVKQEPESPGGENASASDASAQTDFKQIPLTHGEASSGTDRPVVLRARCECAVVVRAGELPTLPALRALLRQRFGQQAERGKLSYRHLDGKELGAISGEEDLGKMWQQLTDGRLTLCCEDSDSHLGRPVLYRMLAQHSYPAQGPGDLEFSKGDVLDILSEVNEDWLEGRCNGKTGIFPKCFAAPTSCGAAFL, via the exons ATGGCGTACCGGGAGCTGGTGAGGCGCTGGCACCAGGGCGTGCTGGCGGCCGACGGCGGGGACTGGGACGGCGCCCTGGCCATCTTCGGCGGCATCCCGGAGCCGCCGGCCAGGATCTGCTTCAACATGGGCTGCGCGCAGCTGCTGGCGGGGCGGCCGGGGGAGGCCCTGCGG GCATTCAATGAAACCATTGCGAAGGACAACTCCCTAGCTGTCGGCTTCTTTCAGAGAGGGTTTGTCCATCTGCAGCTGGAGAT GTATGAAGAAGCTCTCTCTGACTATCATATGGCCTTCAGTCATCTAAGAAAAAATCCCTTCATCGATTACAAGCAGCTGGGGCTGAGGCACATACTCTATGCATGGGAG GTGCTGTACAGCACTGCAGCAGCGCAGTGCCGgctgcagcagtggcaggaggCCAGGGTCACCCTAGATAAGGCTGTTGTATGGAGGCCTGAAGGAAGAACAGCAATCCTGGACCTGGCCCTTGAGCGGGTGCGG GACCATCTGTTTTTAGAGCCCATGCAGGTTCCCCTTGGGGAATTTTTCAGACCACGGAAGAAGGAAGTTGAACAGCTGGATTCCAAAGATTTCCTGGGTAAACCCAAG GTGATCTCCTCCATCATTCCCAATGATGAGTACATTGGCTTCGAGCCTCTCAGGCCTCAG AAACAGGGCTTTTATGAACCCAGTGCTGACGCTCTGCG AGACAGCGAGTCAGGCTACTATCGAGTTTTGTCCCATTATTACCCTGAGGACTCAGAGGAGTCGGCAGTGAAAGCCAGCAGTTTGGTCTTTGTGCTGGCGAGAGGAGTGGATGGCTGGGCTACGGCCATACACGATGGACAG AAGCTGCGCATACCGAGCTCTCTCCTGGAGCCTGCCTCAAAGATGGATAAATGG AAGATCAGCAATGGGattcccctccctcctgcccaggtGCCTCCCAGCCGACTCCATGTGAAGCAGGAGCCAG aatcTCCTGGGGGAGAAAATGCCTCTGCAAGTGATGCCAGTGCCCAAACGGACTTCAAG CAGATCCCACTGACCCACGGAGAAGCTTCGTCCGGCACAGACAGACCCGTTGTGCTGAGAGCGCGTTGCGAGTGCGCCGTGGTGGTGAGGGCAGGCGAGCTGCCGACTCTGCCGGCCCTGCGGGCTCTGCTGAGGCAGCGGTTCGGCCAGCAGGCAGAGCGGGGGAAGCTGAG CTACAGGCATTTGGATGGCAAAGAACTGGGTGCAATTTCGGGAGAGGAGGATCTAGGGAAGATGTGGCAGCAGCTGACAGATGGCAGGCTGACACTCTGCTGCGAG GACTCAGACTCCCACTTGGGCAGACCCGTCCTCTACCGGATGCTGGCCCAGCACTCTTACCCTGCGCAGGGGCCTGGGGACCTGGAGTTCAGCAAGGGAGACGTGCTGGATATTCTCTCTGAAG TGAATGAGGACTGGCTTGAAGGACGCTGCAATGGCAAGACTGGCATCTTCCCCAAATGCTTTGCAGCCCCGACCAGTTGTGGTGCTGCCTTCCTATAG